In Acidimicrobiia bacterium, one DNA window encodes the following:
- a CDS encoding FAD-binding oxidoreductase — protein sequence MTTIDALRERTRGEVITPGDPGYDEHRMVHNGMHDRRPAVIVRCVDAADVIAAVDHARENGLDLAVRGGGHSVPGFGTSDGGVVADLSLLANVRVDPARKTARAGGGATWGAFDHATHAFGLATTGGVISTTGVGGLTLGGGIGHLARGCGLSIDNLVSADVVTADGRLVKASDYENEDLLWALRGGGGNFGVATSLEFQLHDVSTIVGGPMFYEPADAPAVLAFFRDYIADAPEQFGCFFAWQIAPPLPFIPEDRHGDLFCALVTCWTGPIDEADRVLKPLHDVAEVKAEHVAPMPYPALNSAFDALVPRGLQHYWKADFVNALTDEAIAAHVEHGARTPVVNSTMHLYPINGAVHRVGATETAFGHRDAQFAAVIAGMWPDPADNAANTKWVKDYYAAIHPYSGTEGGYVNFMASDDAGRVEANYGPNYARLVDVKRTWDPGNLFHLNQNIRP from the coding sequence TGATCACGCCTGGCGACCCCGGTTACGACGAGCACCGCATGGTGCACAACGGCATGCACGACCGCCGCCCCGCGGTCATCGTTCGCTGCGTCGACGCGGCCGACGTGATCGCCGCCGTCGACCACGCGCGCGAGAACGGTCTCGATCTCGCGGTGCGCGGCGGCGGACACAGCGTTCCTGGCTTCGGCACATCCGACGGCGGCGTCGTCGCCGACCTCAGCCTGCTCGCCAACGTCCGCGTCGACCCCGCGCGCAAGACCGCACGTGCGGGCGGCGGCGCGACGTGGGGCGCCTTCGACCACGCGACGCACGCGTTCGGGCTCGCGACGACGGGCGGGGTCATCTCGACGACCGGCGTCGGGGGCCTGACCCTGGGCGGCGGCATCGGCCATCTCGCGCGCGGGTGCGGCCTGTCCATCGACAACCTCGTGTCGGCCGACGTCGTGACCGCGGACGGTCGTCTGGTGAAGGCGAGCGACTACGAGAACGAGGACCTGCTGTGGGCGCTGCGCGGCGGCGGCGGGAACTTCGGTGTCGCGACGTCGCTCGAGTTCCAGTTGCACGATGTCTCGACGATCGTCGGCGGTCCGATGTTCTACGAGCCCGCCGACGCGCCGGCCGTCCTCGCGTTCTTCCGCGACTACATCGCCGACGCGCCCGAGCAGTTCGGCTGCTTCTTCGCGTGGCAGATCGCGCCGCCGTTGCCGTTCATCCCGGAAGACCGTCACGGCGACCTGTTCTGCGCGCTCGTGACGTGTTGGACGGGGCCGATCGACGAAGCGGACCGCGTCCTGAAGCCGCTGCACGACGTCGCCGAGGTCAAGGCCGAGCACGTCGCGCCGATGCCGTACCCGGCGCTGAACTCGGCGTTCGACGCGCTGGTGCCACGCGGCTTGCAGCACTACTGGAAGGCGGACTTCGTCAACGCGCTGACCGACGAGGCGATCGCCGCGCACGTCGAGCACGGCGCGCGCACGCCGGTCGTCAACTCGACGATGCACCTCTATCCGATCAACGGCGCCGTGCACCGCGTCGGCGCGACCGAGACGGCGTTCGGTCACCGCGACGCGCAGTTCGCCGCGGTGATCGCGGGCATGTGGCCCGACCCGGCCGACAACGCCGCGAACACGAAGTGGGTGAAGGACTACTACGCCGCGATCCACCCGTACTCGGGGACGGAGGGCGGCTACGTGAACTTCATGGCCTCCGACGACGCCGGGCGCGTCGAGGCGAACTACGGCCCGAACTACGCGCGGCTCGTCGACGTGAAGCGCACGTGGGACCCGGGGAACCTGTTCCACCTCAACCAGAACATCCGCCCGTGA